A window from Longimicrobium sp. encodes these proteins:
- a CDS encoding sensor histidine kinase produces MQGTRSDAMEINVNCRLAGALAGRIRASREELTRRWLDRIAARVELDPNQVFPTDELLDHVPLLMDSIADYLEDPRDEITADAPVMGKAIELGELRWSQGFDAHEILKEYELLGGVLFSFLARTADEIDEECSRGELLACAHRLFRAVSVIQQVTTARYLRLAAERVSEREERLRSFNRMVSHELKNRIAAVLGAGQLLADPVIAADPGQRTRFARMVAENAEGMQAVLQNLLELSRMNPDGVRQQRNVLLPRVAAEVARQLREMAHARGVQVRVQQLPEVEVNAAAVELCLTNYVSNAIKYADPDRPEKWVEVRARLGAPGAQGPVCELVIEVEDNGLGVPPEQRERLFTRFFRAHGDTVTAVEGTGLGLSIVRETVEALGGRAWAEFEGAEGSRFLIALPCRRAEDRRAAGGSQAPQ; encoded by the coding sequence GTGCAGGGCACGCGCTCCGACGCGATGGAGATCAACGTCAACTGCCGGCTGGCGGGGGCGCTCGCCGGGCGCATCCGCGCCTCGCGCGAGGAGCTCACCCGCCGCTGGCTGGACCGCATCGCCGCGCGGGTGGAGCTCGATCCCAACCAGGTCTTCCCCACCGACGAGCTGCTGGACCACGTCCCGCTGCTCATGGACAGCATCGCCGACTACCTGGAGGACCCCCGCGACGAGATCACCGCCGACGCGCCGGTCATGGGGAAGGCGATCGAGCTGGGCGAGCTGCGCTGGTCGCAGGGCTTCGACGCGCACGAGATCCTGAAGGAGTACGAGCTGCTGGGCGGCGTGCTCTTCTCCTTCCTGGCGCGCACCGCCGACGAGATCGACGAGGAGTGCTCGCGCGGCGAGCTGCTGGCGTGCGCCCACCGCCTCTTCCGTGCGGTGTCCGTCATCCAGCAGGTGACCACCGCGCGCTACCTGCGCCTGGCCGCCGAGCGGGTGAGCGAGCGCGAGGAGCGGCTGCGCTCCTTCAACCGCATGGTGAGCCACGAGCTGAAGAACCGCATCGCCGCGGTGCTGGGCGCCGGGCAGCTCCTGGCCGACCCCGTCATCGCGGCCGACCCCGGGCAGCGCACCCGCTTCGCGCGCATGGTGGCCGAGAACGCCGAGGGGATGCAGGCGGTGCTGCAGAACCTGCTGGAGCTCTCGCGCATGAACCCCGACGGCGTGCGCCAGCAGCGCAACGTGCTGCTCCCCCGCGTGGCCGCCGAGGTCGCCCGGCAGCTGCGCGAGATGGCGCACGCGCGCGGGGTGCAGGTGCGCGTCCAGCAGCTCCCCGAGGTGGAGGTCAACGCCGCGGCCGTGGAGCTGTGCCTGACCAACTACGTCTCCAACGCCATCAAGTACGCCGACCCCGACCGGCCCGAGAAGTGGGTGGAGGTGCGCGCCCGCCTGGGCGCCCCCGGCGCCCAGGGCCCCGTCTGCGAGCTGGTGATCGAGGTGGAGGACAACGGGCTGGGAGTGCCCCCCGAGCAGCGCGAGCGGCTCTTCACCCGCTTCTTCCGCGCCCACGGCGACACGGTCACCGCGGTGGAGGGGACGGGCCTGGGCCTCTCCATCGTGCGCGAGACGGTGGAGGCGCTGGGCGGGCGCGCCTGGGCCGAGTTCGAGGGCGCGGAGGGCTCGCGCTTCCTGATCGCGCTCCCCTGCCGCCGCGCCGAGGACAGGCGCGCGGCGGGCGGGTCGCAAGCGCCGCAGTGA